TTTCATTGCCAATTCTTCTGCTCTTTTTACCGCCGCTTTTATTGCCTCTTCAAAGGTTCCGCCATCATACATTACTTTAAGACCTGCTTCTGTGGTACCTCCCTTGGAAGCTACTTTTATTCTCAAGTCACGGGGAAGGATCTTTGTCTTTTTCAAAAGTAAGAAACTTGAATCAACAGTTTCTTCTGCTAAAAATTTTGCCTCCTCCCTGTTAAAACCAACTTTCTCCGCTCCTTTTTTCAATTCCTTTATAAAAAATACTTTTACACTTCTTTTAAACTTGAGCGGAAAATTTGCTCTGTTCTCCAGAAAATAAAAAATAAACCCTGGCCCACTTCCAGAAACTGCAGTTACTTTATTCATTAGACTTTCATCAATTTCTTTTACTACCCCTAAATAAGAGAACAACTTCTTCGCAAAATCCAAATCTTTATCTTGACCACTTTTACCCTTAGAAACAGAGGTAACTGATTTTCTTATTTTTATTCCTAAATTGGGCATTACTCTAACTACTCGTACACCAGGTAATTTTTTCTCTATATATTCTGTAGATATTCCAGCGGCGATAGAAAGAAACAATTTGCCTTGCGAAAAATTCTTTATGTTCTCCAGTAATTCTGGAAAATCCTGTGGCTTTACCGCTAAAATAATCACCTCACACTCTCTCACCAAAGCTTGAACATTCTCCGCCACAGAAATTCTTTTTAATTTTTGGGTTTTATTTAAATCCCTATCAAATATTATTAAGTTAAATCTTTTCTTTAACCCTTCGGCAATCGCCTCTCCCATATTCCCATAACCAATGATTCCCACCTTTTTCATATAAACTCTAAATCCGGGGGTTCACCTTTAAATATTGCTCTTCCAATTCTCAACACATTTGCCCCCTCTTCAATAGCAATTCCAAAATCTTGAGACATTCCCATGGAAAGGATGGTTAATTGGTAATTAGTTAAATGGTTAAATTCATCAAAAAGTTCCCTTAGTTTTCTAAAATAGGGGCGTGTGTCTTCGGGATTTTCCACCTCAGGAGCGATGGTCATTAATCCTTTTAAATTTAAATGCTTGAACTTAAGTATTTCTTTTGCCAAAGAAAATAAATCTTCGGGATTTACCCCAAATTTAGTTTTCTCTCCTGAGGTATTTACCTGAATAAGGATATTCTGAATCTTATTGATTTTCTCCGCCTCTTTATTTATTTCTTCTGCCAGTTTAAAGCTATCTACAGAATGAATCAAATCAAAGATGCGCACCGCGTATTTGGCCTTGTTTCTTTGAAGATGCCCTACCATGTGCCAACGAATGTTTACCTGTGACCTATCATCTGCAGAATATAATTCATTAAATTTCTTAAGTGCATCTTGAACACGATTCTCTCCAATATCCGACATTCCTAATTTAACTACCTCTCTAATCTTTTCTAATCCTATTCCCTTGGTTACACACACAAGAGTTATTTCTTTAGAATCGCGTTTTACTCTTTTGCAAGATGCTTCAATTTTGGTAAAAATCTCTCTTAAATTTTCTTCAAGCATTCTGAATAATTTAACACAATAACTCT
The window above is part of the Candidatus Omnitrophota bacterium genome. Proteins encoded here:
- a CDS encoding pyrroline-5-carboxylate reductase, with translation MKKVGIIGYGNMGEAIAEGLKKRFNLIIFDRDLNKTQKLKRISVAENVQALVRECEVIILAVKPQDFPELLENIKNFSQGKLFLSIAAGISTEYIEKKLPGVRVVRVMPNLGIKIRKSVTSVSKGKSGQDKDLDFAKKLFSYLGVVKEIDESLMNKVTAVSGSGPGFIFYFLENRANFPLKFKRSVKVFFIKELKKGAEKVGFNREEAKFLAEETVDSSFLLLKKTKILPRDLRIKVASKGGTTEAGLKVMYDGGTFEEAIKAAVKRAEELAMK
- a CDS encoding YggS family pyridoxal phosphate-dependent enzyme, which codes for MLEENLREIFTKIEASCKRVKRDSKEITLVCVTKGIGLEKIREVVKLGMSDIGENRVQDALKKFNELYSADDRSQVNIRWHMVGHLQRNKAKYAVRIFDLIHSVDSFKLAEEINKEAEKINKIQNILIQVNTSGEKTKFGVNPEDLFSLAKEILKFKHLNLKGLMTIAPEVENPEDTRPYFRKLRELFDEFNHLTNYQLTILSMGMSQDFGIAIEEGANVLRIGRAIFKGEPPDLEFI